From the Bdellovibrionota bacterium genome, one window contains:
- a CDS encoding helix-turn-helix transcriptional regulator, whose protein sequence is MDNISFTELGIFLRQKRIQRKLTQVQVAKELDYSSQFVANWERGVSSPPLEALRKIVEIYKISPKEFYSVMTAIHLDFFKRSIFSKKTK, encoded by the coding sequence ATGGATAATATATCATTTACAGAGTTAGGAATTTTTTTGCGCCAGAAACGTATTCAACGTAAATTAACCCAAGTTCAAGTTGCCAAAGAGCTAGATTACAGTTCGCAATTTGTCGCAAATTGGGAAAGAGGAGTATCATCTCCGCCTTTGGAAGCACTTAGGAAAATCGTTGAAATTTATAAAATTTCACCTAAGGAATTTTACAGCGTAATGACTGCGATACATTTAGATTTTTTTAAAAGAAGTATTTTTAGTAAAAAAACTAAATAA